ACAAAGGCTTATGCAATTAAATCATATTTCAGACAAtgtagtttttaaaattttgagctCGAAACTTTTAGGGTTCGGCTTACATTAATAAATGTCCTCCTCGGCCGCAACCTGCCTATACACATGCGGCATTCCTACATCAATGATGTACATGCTAACATTCTTACATCTCTCCTATTAATTACTCGCGATTAGGATATTTCAACGAGAATCACTCTTTAAATAAGGCAACTCACGACAACCTTTTTTAAAGGCTAATTCACAACTAAATTTATTCTCTCACCCTAGAAATATTATCATATTTAAACAATACTAATTCTCAATGAAATTTATTATTGTTCGTGATTTTAGTCATATATTCTCAACTAAGCACGGGCTTGTACTTAAAGTTAAAaactactttttatttataattataataaaataatatttcaaatttcattttaGATGTGAAGAATTTCCATTTTTTATGTAGAGAAAATACTGAtaattataatgtgtgtatattgtggcatctatatataattataacaaCGAATCCTCTATTGCGATTTTTGAAGAACTTTGATTTATGATTACTATTTAACTTAGCGAAGGAAAATTAATTACATTTCACTTGTTTTATATCCCAAAAGATTTCTCTCTTCCTCTTATGGATTCTCCAGGTGACAAAATCAGCAAGAACAATTACTTAAattaataatgaagtaaaaCCAATTTCTAATTTATACACCACTCTCGATTATAAATAGCAACTAAACCTAGTCATTTTGTACCAAACACAAATATTATCCAATCAATTATCACAATGTATGCTTCAGGTGACGGCAACAACAACTACCCGATGCATCCCGACAGCATGATGCATCCTGAAAACGAGCAACGGAGGAAGAGCAAGGGGAGACAGAAGATCGAGATGGCGAAGATCGAGAACGACACCAATCTCTAAGTCACCTTCTCGAAGAGCCGCGCAGGCGTCTTCAAGAAGGCGAGCGAGCTGGGCATACCGGGCGAGAAGCCCCACTCCTTCGGCAACCCCAGCGTCGAAGCTATCACCACCAGGTTCTTTTGAAACAGTGAAAAAAGCGCgatgaaaataatatttcttAATTCATCATATAATAACCTTATGAAATAGTTAAAAAAGTGCGAGGAAAATAATATTTCTTAATTCATCATATGAATAAATATATCTGTATCAGGTTCCTCAAGGCTaacggcggtggtggtggagcgCCGCCAGCTAGAGGCACTATTGCCGACAGGAGGGTcattgatagaaatccatgagttccatcctaaaaccaattggtgataggaggaggggcccatgagacttatatcctagtttcagtttttctcttgacaccgatgtgagacagttatacattatatttttagtttcaattgccaacaccctccctcaaacccttcaaggtgaaccttggaggagttggactttttttctaatcgattggacaatcggtccaatttttttcgatcggttgggaccacttggcccaaattttcagcccagttatactgctgggtcagtcatttttttcctgggtcagttaaatatgacccacagtcggcgacccgctctgataccatgatagaaatctatgagttccatcctaaaaccaattggtgataggaggaggggcccatgagacttatatactagtttcagtttttctcttgacaccgatgtgagacagttatacattatatttttagtttcaattgacAACAGTCATGGCCCACCAGGAGGCCGCGGAAAACCAGCGCAACCAGGAGGTGGTCACTGCGGAGGCGCGGGTGGAGTAGGCGAAGCAGCGGAGGAGGGAGCTCGACGGGATGCCTCCGGTGCTGCAGATGGAAAATCTCAACTACGAGCAGCTCGAGCAGCTGAGGAACTCGGTGCTGATGTACAAGCAAGGGGTCCAAGCCAAGTTCAGTGGTGGCGCCGGGGTTTATGGCTACGGCGGCAATGCGCCGGGGTATGGACAGAATGTGCAGTATCCGCCGATGGGCTACAACTATGGAGATCCCTACAACGCCGCCGCTGGAGGCTTCAATGCGAACGTTGGCGGCGCTCATGCCGGGGCTAATTATTGGGGATTTCCCGGCAGCTCTGGCGACATTAACAGCGCTCAAGGCGGGGCTAATTATGGAGGATTTCCCGGAAGCTCTGACGCTAGCATCGACGGTGCTCAGGGAGGGGCAAATTATGGAGGATTTCCCGGAAACTATTATCACCACCACCCTGGGTATTAGCTGCATCGTCGCTACCAGCTTCACTCCACCTCAGTTTACAGTCTTTCAATGAAGTTCTTCTCATTTCTACAgctactttttaaaaatatttatgttactgtttttaaattataatgtaTCCGCAAATTATCAAGTGAAGCTATTTGTTTGCTTTGTGTTTTTGATTTGTTTAAATTAGCCTTATTATCTCTAGCTCTTTGTGGTTGCAAAGTATAGACAAAATACAACTAAATATCTCTAACGCGGATAactaattcaaaattttaaatgaaaacaataTCTCTAAAGATTcattctaaatttctaattcTATTCCCTTTATTTTTTCAGAAAACCGAAACAAAGCCGGCAAATAATCCATGTCTAATCACCAAACTATTATTTGTGATTAAGAATATTTTTTCATACTACTTGGTTTAATATAAAAATGGAAAGGAAGGGATTTAGTTCCACCTGCTTTTTGTGGGGAATGAAATATGAATTAGGGTTGGAGGAGCTCGTTAACGCGTCGTG
This is a stretch of genomic DNA from Salvia splendens isolate huo1 unplaced genomic scaffold, SspV2 ctg757, whole genome shotgun sequence. It encodes these proteins:
- the LOC121791260 gene encoding abscisic acid and environmental stress-inducible protein-like; the protein is MPPVLQMENLNYEQLEQLRNSVLMYKQGVQAKFSGGAGVYGYGGNAPGYGQNVQYPPMGYNYGDPYNAAAGGFNANVGGAHAGANYWGFPGSSGDINSAQGGANYGGFPGSSDASIDGAQGGANYGGFPGNYYHHHPGY